TAAAGAGAATCCACAAGAATAAGAAACTGCATCTAATACTTTGATTGCTTCATCTACTATCTCTGGTCCTATTCCATCACCTTTGATTATTGATATATTGTATTTTTTCATCTTTTACTTTTCTCCTTAATTTTTAAACTGCGGATTGTATAACACCTGCATCAGCTCTTAATGCAGCACCATTTGTAGCAGATGATAAAGAACTTGCAGTATATACAATCATATTTGATACTTCTTCTACATTTGTAAATCTTTGAAGTAAAGATGTTGGTCTTATTTCCTCAAAAAATTCTTTTTCAATCTCTTTAAAGGATTTATTTTGAGAGTTAGCAAGTTCTTCCATAAATTCAGAAACGCCTTCTGAGTTAGATGGTCCAACAATAATTGAATTAGAAGTAACATTTGTACCTTTTGTAAGTTCTGCAATTCCTCTTGCAACGGAAATTTGAGCAGTTTTAGTCATACCATAATGTATCATTTCTTTTGGAATTTGTAAGGCAGATTCACTAGAAATAAATATAATTCTTCCCCAGTTCTGATTTACCATTTTTGATAAATAATGTTGTGAGAGTCTTACTCCACTCATAACATTTATATTGAACATATCAATCCACTCTTTTTCCGTGATGTCTTTAAATTCTTTTGGTTCAAATACTCCTAGATTATTTATTAGAATATCAATATGAGGAATTTTTGATATAAGATGATTACAACCTTCTAAGCTTTTTAAATCTGCAACAATACCTTCTATTTTAGCCTCTGGAAATTTCTTTTTAATTTTTAAAATAGCTTTTTTTAATTTTTCTTTATTTTTACCATTAATAACTACCTTTGCACCTTCTTCACAAAGTTTCATTGCCGTTGCTAGTCCAATTCCCTGCGTGGAACCTGTAATTAATGCAATTTTATTTTTTATTTTTAAATCCATATATTCTCCTTTAAAAAAATATAATAGTAAAAAAGAATCGTGATTAAATCGCATTTTATTTTATAAAATTAATTAAAGGATAAAAGATTTCTTTTTAGTATATACTAGATTGAACTATAAAAGTTCAATCTTATAACCTGTATTATTTTGATTTACAATTAAATCTTTATGTATTTTTCCTCTTAGTCTAAATAACAGTGATCTAAAAGCAGCATATCCAGCAGGCTCGTCTTGCCATATTGCGTATTCTAATTGTTCTTGTGAAATGTTATGTCCAGGTGAGCTACATAATAGTTTTATAATTTTAATCTCTTTGGATGTTAGTTTTACAGGTTCATCTCCATAATAGAGAACTTCTTTCTCTTTATCAAATAGGTACCCAAATTTCAATCTTACTGTTCTTGATTTTTCTTCTGTATTTATAGATAGTTTATG
This genomic interval from Arcobacter sp. LA11 contains the following:
- a CDS encoding SDR family NAD(P)-dependent oxidoreductase yields the protein MDLKIKNKIALITGSTQGIGLATAMKLCEEGAKVVINGKNKEKLKKAILKIKKKFPEAKIEGIVADLKSLEGCNHLISKIPHIDILINNLGVFEPKEFKDITEKEWIDMFNINVMSGVRLSQHYLSKMVNQNWGRIIFISSESALQIPKEMIHYGMTKTAQISVARGIAELTKGTNVTSNSIIVGPSNSEGVSEFMEELANSQNKSFKEIEKEFFEEIRPTSLLQRFTNVEEVSNMIVYTASSLSSATNGAALRADAGVIQSAV